A section of the Clostridium felsineum DSM 794 genome encodes:
- a CDS encoding Rha family transcriptional regulator, translating into MSVNKEKSTLVYFSDKDFMKTDIICNTKIITEEFNKEHKTVLRDVKNLIEKVESIENSELRGQYKFVPSYYVSKQGKKLPMYELNFEAFMLVTMSYTTQKAMEIKSIFIYEFNRMRAELSAIRIARREGIDIRNDMTDAIQEHLDTAKNKYLYANYTDMVYKVLFGKTTTHMKVELGLIKRDNLRNHLQKEQLEQLKKVEKEVAVFIEFGYSFKEIRKMLEKKYN; encoded by the coding sequence ATGAGCGTAAATAAAGAAAAGAGTACATTAGTATATTTCAGCGACAAGGACTTCATGAAAACTGACATTATATGTAATACAAAGATTATAACAGAAGAGTTTAATAAAGAGCATAAGACAGTCTTAAGAGATGTTAAGAATCTAATAGAAAAGGTTGAAAGCATTGAAAACAGTGAGTTACGAGGACAGTACAAATTTGTACCCTCCTATTATGTTAGCAAGCAGGGCAAGAAACTCCCAATGTATGAACTAAACTTTGAAGCTTTTATGTTAGTAACAATGTCATACACTACACAAAAAGCTATGGAAATTAAGTCAATATTTATCTACGAATTTAATAGAATGAGGGCGGAATTATCAGCAATTAGAATTGCAAGACGTGAGGGTATTGATATTAGAAATGACATGACAGACGCTATACAAGAACATTTAGATACTGCCAAAAATAAGTATCTGTACGCAAATTATACTGATATGGTCTATAAGGTGCTGTTTGGCAAGACTACTACACATATGAAAGTAGAATTAGGACTTATAAAAAGGGATAATCTGCGAAACCACTTACAGAAAGAGCAGTTAGAACAGTTAAAGAAAGTTGAGAAGGAAGTAGCTGTTTTTATAGAGTTTGG